In Microplitis mediator isolate UGA2020A chromosome 9, iyMicMedi2.1, whole genome shotgun sequence, the DNA window ACGCTCAATCATTGTACGCTCATATAGATGAAtttagagaattttttaaagactgTTCTTTTGATGTTATTTGTATAAGTGAAACATGGTTATGTAATTATGTAGCTGACAGTCAAGTTGATctgtattcatatatattactGCGAAACGATAGAGTGGGAAGAAGAGGTGGTGGAGTTGCTTTATATGTTAAGAATAACTTTAATGTTAATAGGTTAGCCTGttctaattatttagaaaTTGGTGCACCAGAATATTTAATTGCTGAAGTATGGTTAGCAAATtgtgcaaaaattttgatagcTGTTATTTATAGACCTCCTTTAGGCGGTAACTTTGATTCTTTTTATGAAGAGATAACTAAGTATTTACCAAGATATAATCATTGTATTATTCTGGGTGATTTTAATACTAATctacttattaataataatagaattcAATGTTTTAAAAACACCATACTTCAACATGGATTGCATATAGTTCCTTTTAAAGCAACTCATCATGTTCTTGATTCCCATACGTGGATTGATTTAGCTATAGTTGATGATAAAGATAAACTAATAAACTCTGGTCAGTCAATAGAACCATTTTTATCTAATcatgatttaatttatgtgaattataagtatatatataagaaaaataataaaaaagaaattgaatttAGAAATTGGCGGCAAGCAGACATTAAATCTAtggaaaatgaaattaaacaTGTTAATATTATGGCGTTTGACTTTATAGACAATGTAGATTATAAAGTAACTTTGTTAAATTCTTTTCTGACTGACTTAATGAACAAATATGTACCAATATCTAGAAAGATTATAAAAAGGCCTTCTGCTCCTTGGATAACTTGTGGTATAAagtatatgattaaaaaaaggaaTAGATTATATCGTTCTTatcatagaaataataataaatttgtctatacgaaatattcgaaattacgtagaagaattattaaaaaaatttataaaaataaagcaaactacctattaaataaatttactatcgcTAACAATTCCAAAGTTATATGGAGTGAATTTAACAAATTAGGTTTAAcaaagtcaaaaaataattgtgtgAGTCTGCCATTGGATATTGAGGgattaaatgattattatgtcaatttaaattcaaattctttaTTTGTACCTGACAATGTGAATATGATAGGTATCTCTGGATTCAAAAAGGGGTTAtttgagtttaaattaaaagaagtaAATGAATATAGTATAAGAAAAGcgttaatgaaaattacaacTAATGCGCAAGGACCAGATGAAATAtctatcaaaatatataaactctttgttaatatcttgttaccattacttaaaaatattgtcaaCTGTTCAATAACAACGAAGCAATTTCCTTCGCTATGGAAATACTCCTATATTTTGCCattatcaaaaacaaaaataccaGTGTGTTTTAAAGACTATAGACCAATATCAATTCTTTGTTCACTATCAAAAGTATTAGAACGTATTATTTATGATCAAATTACCAAATATATGGATGATAATAACTTACATGATCTGTCTCAGACAGCTTTCAGAAAAGGCCTTGGTACACATACTGCAGTTAGTAAATTTGCGGATGATATTAGATTAGGATTTGATAATGGCAATATCACAGTAGCAGTGCTTTTTGACTTATCAAAAGCATTTGATTCGGTTAATCATGAATtgcttttaaaaaagttacatCTTCTAAACTTTTctaaagatttaattaaattattaaaatcttaCCTCACTAATAGATTACAATCAgtaaagtataataaaaaatattcatcatgGATGTACAATTGCAATGGTGTACCTCAGGGTAGTGTACTGGGACCATTGTTGTTTGCATTGTATATTAATGAtttgcaatattttttatcttgtaaatatttactatatgCTGATGACTTGGTGATTTATTTTACATGTAAAGTTAGtgagataaataaatgtatttctACTATTAACATTGAGATAACTAAATTAACAAGATGGTGTAACTTCAATTACTTACAACTAAATTCTGAGAAGACAAAAGCAATCATTTTTAAAGGCAACAAGCGAATTAATCTATCAATGGTACCTAATATTTACATAGATGATAAGCCAATAGAATATGttcatgaaataaaatatctaggGGTAATATTTAATGACAAACTTTCCTGGTCAAGTCAAGTAACAAGTATGAGTAATAAAGCAATGCGAATATTATATAGATTAAAAatgaacagaaaaattttttcggtatCAATGAAAAGACAATTGGTGTTGTCCTTAATATTACCTCATTATGATTATTGTGCGATTGCTTTCACAGATATGCCTAATGTGTTAAATATGCAATTACAGCGTTCTTTTAATGCATGCGTAAGATACATTCTAGGTATAAGCAAACATGAACATATATCGAACTTTAGGAGACAATTAGGCTGGCTATCCATTGAAAATAGGAGGTTATATCTACTTGGTAccttaatttataagtatctATATCTAGGCAACATAGGGCTTTTTGcggataaattaatattcaaacatgatatgtatttattgagagtagatccaaataaaactaatACATTATGGGTACCACCATGTCATAGTAATCACTATcagaaatcatttctaataactggtattaaattttggaattcGCTGCCTAAAAATATAACATCAGCTGATagtttgagtatttttaagaaattatgcTATAGGTATTTAATGGTATTAGAGgaaaatagttaaaattattaaattatgtatGAAATGAATATGTTATGATGAatctttcttttattaaatggCTCTGAAAGGTATTTTCCTAgagtcattattatttatgcttaTTTACATTTACTATCAATAAACTTGTATTCtgtaaaattattcttgtaaataagttgataaataaataaataataataataataataataataataaatttggtatcaacacaatatatttacggtattaatacggtaataaaattttacaaacataCCGCATTTATACCTAGGGTATACCGTAATAATACTTATACCCAAAAAATACTCGGAAAATATCGTAGAAATACCGTTATGGCAATTCCGCGAGGGAAAACAAATATATTCTGGTCGAAAAAAGGTCGGCCGATTTTCGGCCTCTTTATAAagaatagaaatttttcggccATTTTTCGGCTGTTTTTCGGCCAATTTaataacatgaaaaattttttggcctTTTTTCGGCCAAATTTTGGCctcttacaataaaattttatagtttcgGCTAAATTAAGCTGTTTCGGCCTTTTTTCGGCCTATTTTCGGCCAAATATTTTCACCCGGGATGCacttgaagaaaattaaaaaaactgtaggcgcaacttttaaataatttttgatttttataatttctaatttttttttaaattattaaatttatgaaaaataattttatagtcTTTATTAAtcttcagtaaattttactttttcaaaaacacacacatataaaatttcgaattaattGTAAACAAGTTTTGAGGTTATGAATTCGAGCGGGAGTGTCAGCAAATCTTGTCAAAGTGACGGTAGTATACGTATAACCGGGTAGCAGTGTGCACGAAAATCTCTCTCGTCCCGCTACTGCTTTCTTTCGGCCTGCTGTTATAGATGGCGCGCGAGTAATCCCAGCACGGCACGACCCAGTAAACACATTtacgtaaatttgacgtcagtGTGACTTTACGCTAagtcatcatttacgtaagatataagtcacgaatgagtcaggtgtgactcattatttcccacttttttacgtaagattatgatgtaaaactaatgacgtataCATGACGTCaatgtgatgtctgtgtgacattccatgacgtcaatatgacatatgggtgatgtcaaaattatcaattcagaaaaaatatttttgaaaaaaaaaaaaaaaaaatgaaataccgaaATTTTGATCTGATTATTACCGCCCTAATGTATTGTGAATTCAGAAACAAGATTAGATAacgttaaataatataaaaatcctgggcgtctgctgggttcgaacacggTTCCTCTTGGCTGGTAGTCTTGAACGTTGCTCACCggtccacatcacgagagttcaaagcttgtgcttaattgatgtatttagagtgaaatgccggaaaagacaatgttcataagttttcgtgaaagatttttacaaaatttaaaaaaactttatgaacttatatgaatatttatagaaacaatatttttcggcctcgatgataattgtttaaaatttcattaagtttcatccaattttttaattttttgttgtgatgtgaaatttgaaaaatcttatataaaattttgcgaaatATTAAACAATTGCACAAAAtcgaatgaaatttaatcgattgaaaaattgcgatactaaactttataatcttaatatcaaaagagtttaaactgtcgttacattttctttgtcatcctaaatgatgatttcgatatatcatttaaaaaaataaaattaatttttttatgatgctAATGTTTCaatctaaaacgtctgaataatctattatcgagtttatcgattactttggACCCAAAAATCTACgacgtttagttgttatttttacacatttacaaatttttgaaaatttattctatgattgttttattttaataaatagatgACAAAAACTAAGACTCGGAaattacatcagcattgcgtaaaataatgacttgtcactgatgtaaagatatgatttaagagtgacatccatattaggtataaccgtgactttgctactgacataaatgtatgattttaaaattacatcattatgatatacgataatgactttattactacgtaataatgtgatgtagattttatgtcaaacgtacgtaatacataagtcataactCTGACGTCATACAAGAGTCATGTgtacatcaatatgatgtcacaagctttacatcatattaaagtcatgcagaacgtcagattgacatcaaatttacatcagatgcCGTGACATTTCTatgacctacgtatgacgtcaaaataaggtcatgtgttcactgggcGAATGTTAGATTTTCTGCCGTGAACCCGAGGCCGAACGTACGTACTTTCGGCCgaggtataaagaaaaaatattttactctgGACCATTTAAACaatagattaaaattttttgactactGCGAAGCTGAtagtagtaataaaataacatcaattagtgaaaatcatcTTCGAAATGGATATCTTATCATAACAGAGCAGCAGAAATGTCGTGTTTAATGGCATATTTCGGAATTTTAGTTGGTGATATTATCCCACCAGATGAACCAGCATGGGAattgtattcaattttatttaatataatagaCATAGTAACTGATGAATGTATATCGGGAGATGATATAATTTATCTTGGAGAACTAATAAAATCTCATCACCAATTATACgttgaaatatttgaaacaCATTTAACTGCAAAGTTTCACAATTTGATTCATTACCCccgcataataaaaataatgggtCCACCAAGAGATTATTCGTGTTCACGCTTTGAAACGTTTCATAAAGGATTTAAAAAGTATGCTTATCTAGTTAACAATCGCATCAACATATTATAAACTCTCGcaaaaaaatcacaattaaACTTAAGCGACAGATTTATGAATAATCAAGGATTCAAAGAAGTTGTGGAGTATGGACATGTTGTACGATCGTTTCAAGTAACGAGAAAGAACACTCCAAtcaatttcaataataattttaaagaaattgcatttattaaaatcaatggTACAATTTACAGACCAACGTATGCTATTCATTTAATGAATGATATCGAAAACAACCCTTTATTtggaataattgaaaaaattgtttctgattgtaaacaaatatttattatttataaagaatGCGTAACAACTGGATATAATAACTATATTAAAGCATACCATATAATATTACTACAAATAAATGcggtagaaaaaattttccaaatcactttaaaagaatttattaaacCACTAAAAATTCACTTAACCTCGGATGGAATGAGTGTAATTGCTAGAAAAGATTTACtctaatataattattaaatttaagtattttaaatactaaattagaatatttaaatatcgatcacgagtattttaaatactaatcttcaattttcaattattgaaCTTAAGTATTTCAACTACTAgatgtgaatttttattatttaattggagtattttaatcatttatttcaattattttagatactaaatttcaattttctattatttaacattagtattttttttactaaacctGAGTTTTTAGTATTAATAGATTTCACAAGTATTTTTACTagaattaagaaattatttacttggtaCTATTTAAGTATCTAAAATACTTGAACCaagtatttttacttgaaaatatgcacttttttctctcagtgtattaactactaataaatatttatttggttaagctttcaaataaatcatttattaactattaattaatcttatttggctcaaataaatcttatttggctcaaatgaATACTTCTAACAGTGTATATTCTGACTTTGAAGCATTCATGGAACGCGTTACCCGCTGAATGTGAGCAGAGAGATGATAATCGatttttgatagtaatatAGGGCTATCCTGTATTAaactatgacattaatgtttttttgaacaatttttatcaaagtacgaaaaaaaatatatgttaaagaAATCAATTACTAATACatggtttaaatttttgataattatggaAATCTTAACTTTGAAATTACGGTTTTCTTATtagttctacaaaaaaattataagatacattttttttataaaattaaattttaaacaacttttatctaaaaaaattttttatacgaccaatttatccgccgtaatatcaaaaatttgacagcattaattatcaattgttatttttaaatcaaagtaAAAATCCCGGCTCTAGTAATTACATACAATTATATGTTGCGTCGGatttgtaataaaaagaaGGCTTTGAGCCCTGACTATAATATGGCAACGGTGTTGAGGATGCCAAATTATGAGCAAGAACTTGACCTACTTTAAAATCGCACTTATAGAATATATTAGGTCCTAGTCTTCCGACCAATAAACCGGGGACAAGAAATCTTAATGAAGGAATATACAAATTAAAACAAGAGTTTAAGTTATAAATGAAGGGATATATTGttacaaaaatttcgattataaatataaaaatgaaaatattgaagTCAAAGTTACAGTACAAAATTATtcggaattttaatttgttaactCTTAATAACTGAAGCTTAACTATGTATAACtagtatttcttttaaatcaattattttaaacgtGTCGTTAACTAGGTGGCTTATATGAGTGTCACTTCAGCCTATACTAGTTGAATCGACTTTgaggaaaattttcttagagacgtattacaaaattttatatataaaaagaaaaggtagacattaatttttaattgacttaTTCAGTAATGATGATTAATTTTCGTTATTATTTTCCTATTGTTTCGTTTGGAGTGAGTTGATCGAGGTCCTTATTTCTTCCAAGTTAAGTGGCTACCAGCCCACTCTGTATTATTAACTGCTTGATTATTAACTGTTTGAGATTGGCTACCAGCCTATTCTGTATTATAAACTGTTCGAGATTGGCTACTAGCCTATTCTGTATTATAAACTGTTCGAGATTGGCTACCAGCCTATTCTGTATTATACACTGTTTGAGATTGGCTACCAGCCTATTCTATACTAAAGTGGATAACTTGGATAGTGGGAATAACGGGTACAATCAATACATCAATACAACTGGCATCTGACTGATTGCGTTTATACAGTTATTTGAGGTGAGAACTTGGTTGGCCAAGTGATCGGCTTGTCTGAGTGTCGAGATGACATTTGACGTGAGCTGCGTTGGTGTTATGTCAATTATTGGATGCTGGACTATTGGTCCGAATATATAGCAGACGCGATTTACGTTGTGACAGACACGGGGAATCAGTCTTGCGAGAAACAATAAATCTTCCCACACTACGCTCTCTAGTGGCAGTTCCTCCTCCGGTTTAAGTCCCTGACACGATAACCCTACGACGTAACTATAACTCCTTCGATCgccctgaaaattttcagttcattttttattttcaatttgatTGAAGGTCAACGACCCAGTACCcaatcactcatgtatttgtatatctatatttactatattttactaaatatagatatacaagtACATGAAGTGATCGAGTATTAGTTttctgatcgggtactagttacTTGATCAGATAATAGTTACCTGATCGGGTATTAATTCTCTGATCgaatactagttccctgattggGTACGAGTTCTCTGATTGGGTACGAGTTCCGTGATcaggtactaggtcttttaccttatcgttatatatttataacagttattttattgtaaataaaaataataaatatttacttgtacTCCAACACTGCGAACTGGTAATAATATCGCCGCAATATGATTTTCACTTGAAACTCTGCGTAAATGTTGACGTTCTGATTCACTTGTTGCACTTTCGACACGATTTAATAGTGCATGTTTTTTCTGCAGCATTTGTTCATACTCGgccattatttttacaattacctaaaaaaaaaaaaaaaaaaaaaacaaaattaaatgaattaatttttgttaaaaaatgatcttgatcttaaaaaaagtagaacaagtctacaaaaaaaatttactatcatttTAAACTTTGAACCTTTGATAGTGATGATGAAATTTGACaatatactttattattatgacatatatttatatatatatttttttaaatatcagtaAACTCAAATAttggtaaaataaatagtaaaaaataaaaacctgaGTTTCGGAAAAATCTTTGTCCATAAAAAGTTCGTCAGCACACAAAATACGTATGGCTAAACTGGGACCAGGGAACGGATGTCGTTGAACAAGCGGCGCTGGGAATCCTAAGACACATCCAATCTGTCGTACTTTATCTTTATGAAAATCTTTAAGTGGTTCAACAACAAATCCCTGTGATCTCAAGACTCTTACGAGTTCGCTGTCATTGTGATGGGCTTTAATAGCTTCTGCTTTGCCTGatagttgtaaataaaaataaataaataaacaatgatTGAAATTTATCAGTACCGGTTCTAATTAACAATACATACCACTGGCAAGTGCACTAGCACTTTCAATAAGATTAGGCCTGAGCGTACCCTGTCCAATAAAAACGTGTTCAGGTTTCAATCCCATTTCCGTCATAGCGTCATTAGCAACCCGGACAAAGACATCACCAATTATTTTACGTTTTTCCTCAAGACTTGTTGTCTGACACAGCATTTTAGTTATTCTAGTTCTCGGACCAATCGCCGTAACACCAATACccttattgttaataatatttGCCGGTGATACATGATCCAGTGGTACAGACGTTGTTCCCTCCATAAAACTATGTATTGCATTGACAACACGCAGCTTAACACCTAGTTCAGCTAAACTCTGTTCAACAAACGATGTTTCGCCTTTGCGCATAAATCCATTGTTGATATGCAATGGAATTACTTGTTCTTTATTCAATGCTTTATGTAATAATACCGCACATACTGTTGAGTCCTCTCCTCCACTAACTTACAACTGtcgaaaattgtttttattcaaattattaatacatCGCGTTACTAATTACTAAATAACTTGTGTTTtctacgcccttttggcttaaGAAAACTCTAGAACCAAAAGGccgcgtaatttttttttattttcagatttATCAGGGTAATTAGCATGAACTTACCAATACTTTGTTGCTGCCAATAGTCTTTTTAATATATTGAATGCACCGGGCTTCTCTATCGTGCATTGTATAGTTACCAGTCAAACCAGCGatactgaacaaaaaattatgtaacaTTTGTTTACCGTTTGTCGTAAGATCAACTTCGGGATGAAATTGTAATCCACATAAATTCATTTTGTCACTTAACATTCCAACAacaaaatttgatgatttagCTGTTGCACGAAAACAATCAGCAACCCTGTCTATACTATCTCCATGAGTGAGTAAAACTAATTGATCTTTCTCCAAGCCCctgatttggaaaataaatttattgtagaCAATATTAATTCTTAATTGCAGTAATTAACTTTCAATGATCATACGAGGTCCCGgcaattttaaactttaaatacactggtcacaagaattaagggatagaaaaaa includes these proteins:
- the LOC130674291 gene encoding GMP synthase [glutamine-hydrolyzing]-like; its protein translation is MRKGETSFVEQSLAELGVKLRVVNAIHSFMEGTTSVPLDHVSPANIINNKGIGVTAIGPRTRITKMLCQTTSLEEKRKIIGDVFVRVANDAMTEMGLKPEHVFIGQGTLRPNLIESASALASGKAEAIKAHHNDSELVRVLRSQGFVVEPLKDFHKDKVRQIGCVLGFPAPLVQRHPFPGPSLAIRILCADELFMDKDFSETQVIVKIMAEYEQMLQKKHALLNRVESATSESERQHLRRVSSENHIAAILLPVRSVGVQGDRRSYSYVVGLSCQGLKPEEELPLESVVWEDLLFLARLIPRVCHNVNRVCYIFGPIVQHPIIDITPTQLTSNVISTLRQADHLANQVLTSNNCINAISQMPVVLMY